One window of the Pyxicephalus adspersus chromosome 5, UCB_Pads_2.0, whole genome shotgun sequence genome contains the following:
- the LOC140331675 gene encoding serum paraoxonase/arylesterase 2-like produces the protein MWKLSLFCASLGFLGEQIFQYTYRFGYYRDLQPIDLPNCHLVKGVEHGSEDIHVLPNGLTFISSGLKYPAVKSFAPDTPGEILLVDLNDDVLHPEPLQLREYADASSFNPHGLSVHIDETDGTVYLFVVNHPLPEFKSFIEIFKFDEKQKTLLYLKTVEHPLMHSVNDIVAVGPESLYATNDHSFESSSMKLAERAIGFKLTNVVYYSPGDVREVASGIHNANGIAISNDKKFIYASDLTSQTINVYEKHANWSLTLVKEVDLDTGLDNLSVDPVTGDIWTGAHPQLYKIFNYKYEDPPGSEVVRVQNIHSDQPIVTRVYINNGSVIQASSCASVYKNKLIVGTVFHKALYCQLD, from the exons ctaTAGATTCGGCTACTATAGAGATTTGCAACCTATTGATCTTCCCAACTGTCACCTTGTGAAAGGAGTTG agcATGGCTCAGAAGATATTCATGTTCTTCCCAATGGACTGACATTCATCAGCTCT GGCCTAAAATACCCCGCCGTAAAAAGTTTTGCACCTGATACCCCTGGAGAAATATTGCTGGTGGATCTGAATGATGACGTCCTTCACCCAGAACCACTACAGCTCAGGGAATATGCTGATGCGTCTTCATTTAATCCTCATGGACTCAGTGTGCACATTGATGAGACAG ATGGCACGGTCTACCTTTTTGTGGTGAATCATCCTTTGCCTGAGtttaaaagctttattgaaatatttaagtTTGACGAGAAGCAGAAAACTCTTCTATATCTGAAAACCGTTGAACATCCATTAATGCACAG TGTCAATGATATTGTTGCCGTTGGACCTGAAAGCCTTTACGCTACCAATGATCATTCTTTTGAGAGTTCATCCATGAAATTAGCAGAGAGAGCCATTGGATTTAAATTAACAAATGTAGTGTATTACAGTCCCGGGGATGTCCGAGAAGTGGCTTCAGGAATCCACAATGCCAACGGAATCGCCATATcaaatgataaaaa gttCATCTATGCTTCTGATCTCACTAGTCAGACAATCAATGTCTATGAGAAACATGCAAACTGGTCCCTAACACTAGTAAAG GAAGTTGACCTTGATACCGGTTTGGACAACCTCTCAGTGGACCCAGTAACAGGAGATATCTGGACAGGAGCACACCCAcagttatataaaatattcaattacAAATATGAAGACCCCCCTGGATCAGAG GTTGTCCGGGTACAGAACATTCACTCTGATCAACCAATAGTGACCCGAGTTTACATTAATAATGGCTCTGTGATTCAGGCGTCATCCTGCGCCTCGGTGTATAAGAACAAGCTAATTGTAGGGACCGTATTCCATAAAGCTCTATACTGCCAGCTGGATTAA